From one Papio anubis isolate 15944 chromosome 12, Panubis1.0, whole genome shotgun sequence genomic stretch:
- the LRRC55 gene encoding leucine-rich repeat-containing protein 55 — MLRSSTFTDSGPRCSCLPVSQTLDSMDTVLMGSLQHCCCQLPKMGDTWAQLPWPGPPQPAMLLVSLLLAAGLMHSDAGTSCPVLCTCHNQVVDCSSQRLFSVPPDLPMDTQNLSLAHNRITAVPPGYLTCYMELRVLDLRNNSLMELPRGLFLHAKRLAHLDLSYNNFSHVPADMFQEAHGLVHIDLSHNPWLRRVHPQAFQGLVQLRDLDLSYGGLASLSLEALEGLPGLVTLQIGGNPWVCGCTMEPLLKWLRNRIQRCTADSQLAECRGPPEVEGAPLFSLTEESFKACHLTLTLDDYLFIAFVGFVVSIASVATNFLLGITANCCHRWSKASEEEEI, encoded by the exons ATGCTCAGAAGCTCCACCTTCACAGACTCTGGCCCCAGATGTAGCTGCCTTCCTGTGTCACAGACTCTCGATTCCATGGACACAGTCCTCATGGGCTCCCTCCAGCACTGCTGTTGCCAGCTGCCTAAGATGGGTGACACTTGGGCCCAGCTTCCCTGGCCCGGGCCACCCCAACCGGCAATGCTGCTGGTCTCCCTCCTCTTGGCAGCCGGGTTGATGCACTCGGACGCTGGCACCAGCTGCCCAGTCCTTTGCACATGCCATAACCAGGTGGTGGATTGCAGCAGCCAGCGGCTATTCTCCGTGCCCCCAGACCTGCCAATGGACACCCAAAACCTCAGCCTGGCCCACAACCGCATCACAGCGGTGCCGCCTGGCTACCTCACATGCTACATGGAGCTCCGGGTGCTGGATTTGCGCAACAACTCCTTAATGGAACTGCCCCGGGGCCTCTTCCTCCATGCCAAGCGCTTGGCACACTTGGATCTGAGCTACAACAACTTCAGCCACGTGCCAGCCGACATGTTCCAGGAGGCCCATGGGCTGGTCCACATCGACCTGAGCCACAACCCCTGGCTGCGGAGGGTGCACCCCCAGGCCTTCCAGGGCCTCGTGCAGCTCCGAGACCTGGACCTCAGCTATGGGGGCCTGGCCTCCCTCAGCCTGGAGGCTCTTGAGGGCCTACCAGGGCTGGTGACCTTGCAGATCGGCGGCAATCCCTGGGTGTGTGGCTGCACCATGGAGCCCCTTCTGAAGTGGCTGCGAAACCGGATCCAGCGCTGTACAGCAG ATTCTCAGCTGGCTGAGTGCCGGGGCCCCCCTGAAGTCGAGGGCGCCCCGCTCTTCTCACTTACTGAGGAGAGCTTCAAGGCCTGCCACCTGACCCTGACCCTGGACGATTACCTATTCATTGCATTCGTGGGCTTCGTGGTCTCCATCGCCTCTGTGGCCACCAACTTCCTCCTGGGCATCACCGCCAACTGCTGCCACCGCTGGAGTAAGGCCAGTGAAGAGGAAGAGATCTGA